The Parabacteroides sp. AD58 genome includes a window with the following:
- a CDS encoding pyridoxal phosphate-dependent aminotransferase: MAQLSERLNRLSPSETLAMSQKSSELKAQGIDIINMSVGEPDFNTPEHIKEAAKKAIDDNYSKYSPVAGYPALRNAIVAKLKNENGLDYTAAQISCANGAKQSVCNTIMTLVNAGDEVIIPAPYWVSYPEMVKLADGTPVTVPAGIEQDFKITPAQLEAAITPKTKLLILCSPSNPTGSVYNKEELAGLAAVLAKHPQVYIIADEIYEHINYIGKHESIAQFKEIHDRVVIVNGVSKAYAMTGWRIGFIAGPEWIVKAVNKLQGQYTSGPCSVSQKAAEAAYTGTQAPVEEMRQAFERRRDLIVKLAKEIPGFEVNVPQGAFYLFPKCSSYFGKSAEGRTINNAADLAMYLLEVGHVACVGGGAFGAPECIRMSYATSDENITEAMRRIKEALAKLK, from the coding sequence ATGGCACAATTATCAGAAAGATTGAACAGATTGTCTCCGTCTGAAACGCTGGCAATGTCTCAAAAAAGTAGTGAGTTAAAAGCTCAAGGTATTGACATTATTAACATGAGCGTGGGTGAACCTGATTTTAATACACCAGAGCACATTAAAGAAGCCGCTAAAAAGGCTATTGACGACAATTATTCCAAATACTCTCCTGTCGCAGGTTATCCGGCTTTGCGCAATGCGATTGTTGCCAAATTGAAAAACGAAAATGGCTTGGATTACACAGCTGCACAAATCTCTTGTGCCAACGGTGCTAAACAATCGGTTTGCAACACAATCATGACTTTGGTAAATGCTGGTGACGAAGTAATCATTCCGGCTCCATACTGGGTAAGTTATCCGGAAATGGTGAAATTAGCCGATGGTACTCCTGTTACTGTTCCTGCCGGTATCGAACAAGACTTCAAGATCACTCCGGCTCAATTGGAAGCAGCTATTACGCCGAAGACCAAATTACTGATTTTGTGTTCACCGTCAAACCCGACAGGTTCTGTTTACAATAAAGAAGAACTGGCTGGTCTGGCTGCTGTACTGGCTAAACATCCGCAAGTATACATCATCGCCGATGAAATTTATGAACACATCAATTACATCGGAAAGCATGAAAGTATTGCCCAATTCAAAGAAATACACGACCGTGTTGTCATCGTAAACGGTGTTTCTAAGGCGTATGCCATGACGGGCTGGCGTATTGGTTTCATTGCCGGACCGGAATGGATTGTAAAAGCAGTGAACAAACTGCAAGGTCAATATACTTCAGGACCTTGTTCTGTCTCTCAGAAAGCTGCCGAAGCAGCCTATACGGGAACACAAGCTCCGGTAGAAGAAATGCGCCAGGCTTTCGAACGCCGTCGTGACCTGATCGTTAAATTGGCAAAAGAAATTCCGGGATTCGAAGTAAATGTTCCGCAAGGAGCGTTCTACCTGTTCCCGAAGTGTAGTTCTTATTTTGGCAAATCAGCTGAAGGCCGCACAATTAACAACGCAGCCGATCTGGCTATGTATTTACTGGAAGTCGGCCATGTAGCATGTGTAGGTGGTGGTGCTTTCGGAGCTCCTGAATGTATCCGTATGAGTTACGCTACTTCCGACGAAAACATCACAGAAGCTATGCGCCGAATCAAAGAAGCTTTGGCTAAATTAAA
- a CDS encoding bifunctional 3,4-dihydroxy-2-butanone-4-phosphate synthase/GTP cyclohydrolase II — translation MSEFKLNTIEEAIEDFREGKFVIVVDDEDRENEGDLIIAAEKVTPEKINFMLKNARGVLCAPITISRCEELDLPHQVTNNTSVLGTPFTVTIDKLEGCTTGVSAADRAATILALADPASTPETFGRPGHINPLYAQEKGVLRRAGHTEACIDMCRLAGLYPAAALMEIMSEDGTMARLPELRKFADEQNIKLISIADLIAYRLKQESIVEQGEEVDMPTEYGHFRLIPFRQKSNGLEHIAIIKGDVKGDEPVLVRVHSSCATGDIFGSLRCDCGEQLHQALRMIEKEGKGAVIYLNQEGRGIGLMEKMKAYKLQENGMDTIEANICLGHQADERDYGVGAQILRHIGITKMRLMTNNPVKRVGLEAYGLSVVENVPIEVTPNPYNMFYLKTKKERMGHTLHNVK, via the coding sequence ATGAGCGAATTCAAATTAAACACAATCGAAGAGGCTATTGAAGATTTCCGTGAAGGCAAATTTGTCATCGTTGTAGACGATGAAGATCGTGAAAACGAAGGTGATCTGATTATTGCCGCCGAGAAAGTGACACCCGAGAAAATCAACTTTATGTTGAAGAATGCACGCGGCGTATTATGTGCTCCTATCACGATATCTCGCTGCGAAGAACTGGATCTGCCTCATCAGGTAACAAACAATACGTCTGTATTGGGTACACCGTTTACGGTTACAATCGACAAGCTGGAAGGTTGTACGACAGGTGTTTCAGCTGCCGATCGGGCCGCAACCATTTTAGCTTTGGCCGATCCGGCATCGACTCCGGAGACTTTCGGTCGCCCGGGACATATTAATCCGCTGTATGCTCAAGAAAAAGGTGTATTACGCCGGGCCGGACATACCGAAGCTTGTATTGACATGTGCCGTCTGGCTGGTTTATATCCGGCAGCTGCTCTGATGGAAATCATGAGCGAAGACGGAACCATGGCACGTCTGCCCGAACTGCGTAAGTTTGCTGATGAACAAAATATAAAGCTGATTTCCATTGCCGATTTGATTGCATATCGACTGAAACAGGAATCGATTGTAGAACAGGGAGAAGAAGTTGACATGCCTACCGAATACGGGCATTTCCGCCTCATCCCGTTCCGTCAGAAGAGCAATGGTTTGGAACATATTGCCATTATCAAAGGTGATGTGAAAGGAGACGAACCAGTTCTGGTTCGTGTTCATTCTTCTTGCGCAACCGGTGATATCTTCGGTTCGTTACGATGCGACTGTGGTGAACAGCTTCATCAGGCACTCCGTATGATTGAAAAAGAAGGAAAAGGTGCAGTTATCTACCTGAATCAGGAAGGCCGTGGCATCGGTTTGATGGAAAAGATGAAGGCTTATAAGCTGCAGGAAAACGGAATGGATACCATTGAAGCCAACATTTGCTTAGGACATCAGGCTGATGAACGCGACTATGGTGTAGGAGCTCAGATCTTGCGTCACATTGGTATTACCAAGATGCGACTAATGACGAACAATCCAGTAAAGCGCGTTGGTCTGGAAGCATACGGACTTTCGGTAGTAGAAAATGTACCTATCGAAGTAACCCCGAATCCTTACAATATGTTTTACCTGAAAACAAAGAAGGAAAGAATGGGACATACATTACACAATGTAAAATAA